The proteins below come from a single Actinomycetota bacterium genomic window:
- a CDS encoding dihydrofolate reductase, whose protein sequence is MTAVAAARSTLVVGSDAGPELTALLRAALGDRAGVDIVEIDPARDPGSARPTVLFAGFRRDGLPPAWLTDVRWVHVPSAGIDGIAADLFDGRLVTGGRGIAADPIAEYVVHALLLAAKGDLWVNRAWVRQTDLPVGGPRMLGDSTVGLVGLGAIGTAIATRLQAFGTRTVAVRATTAPAAVAGVELLPTLAAMLPHVDHLVVAVPATPATRALIGAEAFARVKRGVHLVNVARGSVVDHDALRDALDDGQVGSATLDVTDPEPLPDGHWLLSHPRVRVSPHLSFQRPSVVSDVVGRFVDNVDRYQAGEPLLGVVDPIRGY, encoded by the coding sequence GTGACCGCGGTAGCGGCGGCCCGGTCCACCCTCGTCGTCGGCAGCGATGCCGGTCCCGAGTTGACGGCGCTGCTGCGGGCCGCCTTGGGCGACCGTGCCGGCGTGGACATCGTGGAGATCGATCCGGCGCGGGACCCCGGCTCAGCGCGTCCCACCGTGTTGTTCGCCGGCTTCCGCCGCGACGGACTTCCGCCCGCGTGGCTGACCGACGTCCGATGGGTGCACGTGCCGTCCGCCGGCATCGACGGAATCGCGGCCGACCTGTTCGACGGGCGACTGGTCACCGGTGGTCGAGGCATCGCGGCCGACCCGATCGCGGAGTACGTCGTCCATGCGCTGTTGCTGGCCGCCAAGGGAGATCTGTGGGTGAACCGTGCCTGGGTACGGCAGACCGACCTCCCCGTCGGTGGCCCGCGCATGCTCGGCGACTCGACCGTCGGGCTGGTCGGCCTCGGCGCCATCGGTACGGCCATCGCAACTCGGTTGCAGGCGTTCGGGACTCGTACCGTGGCGGTGCGTGCCACGACTGCTCCGGCGGCGGTCGCGGGAGTCGAGCTACTGCCGACGCTCGCGGCGATGCTGCCCCACGTCGACCATCTCGTGGTGGCCGTGCCGGCCACTCCGGCGACCCGCGCCCTGATCGGTGCCGAGGCGTTCGCGCGAGTCAAGCGGGGTGTGCACCTGGTGAACGTCGCCCGGGGCAGCGTCGTCGACCACGACGCGCTGCGCGACGCCCTCGACGACGGCCAGGTCGGCTCGGCCACCCTCGACGTGACTGATCCCGAACCCCTGCCGGACGGGCACTGGCTGTTGTCGCATCCGCGGGTGCGGGTCAGTCCGCACCTGTCGTTCCAGCGCCCCAGCGTGGTCAGCGACGTCGTCGGCCGCTTCGTCGACAACGTCGACCGCTACCAGGCAGGCGAGCCGCTGCTGGGCGTGGTCGATCCGATTCGTGGCTATTGA
- a CDS encoding ABC transporter ATP-binding protein has protein sequence MAPTAPAAPDEAVAGQLAPVDVAVSVSHLVRRFGDRVVIDDLSLQLHAGEFVALLGASGCGKSTLLRILAQLDTEIAGDVYVAERRAVAFQAPRLLPWKKIWRNVVLGLPGKPDRRRAEQALAEVGLASHADAWPKTLSGGESQRAALARALVREPDLLLLDEPFAALDALTRLKAQALVARLWERHGPAVLLVTHDVEEALLLADRILVMRDGVIAHDRPVELPRPREVGDPEFVALRTELLEWLGVDVRSTR, from the coding sequence ATTGCCCCGACCGCGCCAGCGGCGCCCGACGAAGCCGTCGCCGGCCAGCTCGCACCGGTCGACGTCGCTGTCAGCGTGTCCCACCTCGTTCGACGATTCGGCGACCGGGTCGTCATCGATGACCTGTCTCTGCAGCTGCACGCCGGCGAGTTCGTCGCATTGCTGGGAGCGAGCGGGTGCGGCAAGAGCACGCTGCTGCGCATCCTGGCGCAACTCGACACCGAGATCGCCGGCGATGTCTACGTCGCCGAACGTCGCGCCGTGGCGTTCCAGGCGCCGCGGCTGCTGCCGTGGAAGAAGATCTGGCGCAACGTCGTCCTCGGCCTGCCGGGCAAACCGGATCGACGCCGCGCGGAGCAGGCGCTGGCGGAGGTGGGACTGGCCAGCCACGCCGACGCCTGGCCGAAGACGTTGTCCGGCGGCGAGTCTCAGCGGGCGGCGCTGGCCCGGGCGCTGGTGCGCGAGCCGGACCTGTTGCTGCTGGACGAACCGTTCGCCGCGCTGGATGCCTTGACCCGGCTGAAGGCACAGGCACTCGTCGCCCGGTTGTGGGAGCGGCACGGTCCCGCGGTCCTGCTGGTGACGCACGACGTCGAGGAAGCACTGCTGCTGGCCGACCGGATCCTCGTCATGCGTGACGGCGTCATCGCGCACGATCGCCCCGTCGAACTGCCGCGGCCACGTGAGGTCGGGGATCCGGAGTTCGTGGCACTGCGCACCGAGCTGCTGGAATGGCTCGGCGTCGACGTCCGGAGCACTCGATGA
- a CDS encoding helix-turn-helix domain-containing protein: protein MGQSTSRLTPAARLRLVELVQAGRPASEVAETMGVSRSTVYKWLRRHHTDGVAGLRDRPSRPLNSPNRTDGPLEARIVSLRRGQRLGPARIARILRMNPSTVHRVLTRHGLSRLAAVEDSRGDS, encoded by the coding sequence ATGGGGCAGAGCACGTCGCGACTGACGCCGGCCGCCCGGCTGCGACTCGTCGAACTCGTCCAGGCCGGCCGCCCGGCCAGCGAGGTCGCCGAGACGATGGGGGTCTCGCGATCGACCGTGTACAAGTGGCTGCGCCGCCACCACACCGACGGTGTCGCCGGCCTGCGTGACCGACCCAGCCGTCCACTCAACTCTCCCAACCGCACCGACGGGCCCCTTGAGGCGCGCATCGTGTCGCTTCGCCGGGGGCAGCGACTGGGGCCCGCTCGAATCGCCCGGATCCTGCGAATGAATCCGTCGACAGTCCATCGCGTGCTGACCCGCCACGGACTGAGCCGGCTCGCCGCTGTCGAGGACAGTCGGGGCGACAGTTGA
- a CDS encoding LLM class flavin-dependent oxidoreductase, with protein MPVEFIGLVATQEFSEIVARPGPLVDLEFTRRIARAHEDNDFDQVLIGYASTQPDGLQVAAYAAAHTERLSYLVAQRPGFLFPTVAARAFATLDQFTGGRLALNIITGGSDAEQRRDGDYLAKDDRYDRTDEFLQILRQAWTADAPFSFAGKHYRFDDFIANVRPTRPDGVPIYFSGSSDAAYRVGARHADVYMFWGEPLAQVAEQIDRVRQEAAAAGRAVPRFSVSFRPILGATEELAWARAEQILDRITGKGLQEQYKSFFRSPSGSAVSPQNAGSQRLLAAAAQQDRHDRALWTAPAKATGAAGNSTALVGTPETVAAALLDYYDIGVTTFLIRGYDPYDDVLDYGRDLIPTVRAEIARRDAAPLPAGAAEAS; from the coding sequence ATGCCCGTCGAGTTCATCGGCCTGGTGGCCACGCAGGAATTCTCCGAGATCGTTGCCCGGCCCGGGCCGCTGGTGGATCTGGAGTTCACCCGCCGGATCGCTCGAGCCCACGAAGACAACGACTTCGACCAGGTGCTCATCGGTTACGCCTCGACGCAGCCGGACGGCCTGCAGGTGGCGGCGTACGCTGCGGCACATACCGAAAGACTGTCCTATCTGGTGGCACAGCGACCGGGCTTTCTCTTTCCGACGGTAGCGGCCCGTGCCTTCGCCACCTTGGATCAGTTCACCGGTGGGCGGCTCGCCCTCAACATCATCACCGGCGGCAGCGACGCAGAACAGCGCCGCGACGGTGACTACCTGGCCAAGGACGACCGCTACGACCGGACCGACGAGTTCCTCCAGATCCTGCGTCAGGCGTGGACGGCCGATGCCCCGTTCAGCTTCGCCGGCAAGCACTATCGCTTCGACGACTTCATCGCCAACGTCCGGCCCACTCGGCCCGACGGCGTGCCGATCTACTTCAGCGGGTCGTCCGACGCGGCGTACCGGGTGGGAGCACGGCACGCGGACGTGTACATGTTCTGGGGTGAGCCATTGGCGCAGGTCGCCGAGCAGATCGATCGCGTGCGGCAGGAGGCAGCTGCGGCAGGTCGCGCGGTTCCCCGCTTCAGTGTGTCGTTCCGCCCCATCCTGGGAGCGACGGAAGAACTGGCCTGGGCCCGGGCCGAGCAGATCCTGGACCGCATCACCGGCAAGGGTCTGCAGGAGCAGTACAAGTCCTTCTTCCGCTCCCCGAGCGGATCGGCGGTCAGCCCTCAGAACGCCGGTTCCCAGCGGTTGCTGGCCGCCGCCGCGCAGCAGGATCGGCACGACCGGGCACTGTGGACGGCTCCGGCGAAAGCGACTGGCGCCGCGGGCAACTCGACCGCGCTGGTCGGAACTCCGGAGACCGTGGCGGCCGCTTTGCTGGATTACTACGACATCGGTGTCACCACGTTCCTGATCCGTGGCTACGACCCGTACGACGATGTGCTGGACTACGGGCGCGACCTGATCCCGACGGTGCGTGCTGAGATCGCACGGCGGGACGCAGCACCGTTGCCGGCCGGCGCGGCCGAGGCGTCGTGA
- a CDS encoding LLM class flavin-dependent oxidoreductase, which yields MPVEFIGWIDTQEQSEIVRRPGPVVDKGFLRRVARAHEDAGFDRALIGYGSSRPDGLQVAAYAAAHTERLGLLVAHRPGFVFPTVAARAFATLDQLSDGRAALHTITGASDAEQRRDGDRLTKDERYARTDEYLEILRLAWTAQEPVTYSGTYYGFEDNVSDVRPVNPDGLPIYFGGSSEPAYRVGGRHADVFALWGEPLAQTADQIAAIRDAATAAGRPAPRISVSFRPILGATDDLAWDRAHQILRRVQDGQPHWDALVKKRFQGASAANVGSQRLLQAAEAGERHDRALWTPIAKATGAPGNSTALVGSPETVAQALLDYVDIGVSTLLIRGFNPLDDAVDYGRFLIPLVREEIARRDAQRPAAVSA from the coding sequence ATGCCTGTCGAATTCATCGGGTGGATCGACACCCAGGAGCAGTCTGAGATCGTGCGCCGGCCAGGGCCGGTGGTGGACAAGGGTTTTCTGCGCCGGGTCGCCCGCGCGCATGAAGATGCCGGCTTCGACCGGGCCCTCATCGGATACGGGTCCAGCCGTCCCGACGGCCTGCAGGTCGCGGCGTACGCCGCCGCCCATACCGAACGGCTCGGCCTGCTGGTCGCTCACCGACCGGGGTTCGTCTTTCCCACCGTCGCCGCCCGCGCGTTCGCCACGCTCGACCAACTCTCCGACGGCCGCGCCGCGCTGCACACCATCACCGGCGCCTCGGACGCCGAGCAGCGCCGTGACGGTGACCGGTTGACCAAGGACGAGCGTTACGCGCGAACCGACGAGTATCTGGAGATCCTGCGCCTGGCCTGGACCGCGCAGGAACCGGTGACCTACTCCGGCACGTACTACGGCTTCGAGGACAACGTCTCTGATGTGCGGCCGGTGAACCCGGACGGCCTACCGATCTACTTCGGCGGGTCGTCGGAGCCGGCGTACCGTGTGGGCGGCCGTCACGCGGACGTCTTCGCCCTGTGGGGCGAGCCGCTGGCCCAGACCGCCGACCAGATCGCCGCGATTCGGGACGCCGCGACTGCCGCAGGCCGACCGGCTCCGCGCATCAGTGTTTCGTTCCGCCCGATCCTCGGTGCCACCGACGACCTGGCCTGGGACCGAGCGCATCAGATCCTGCGCCGCGTCCAGGACGGTCAGCCGCACTGGGATGCACTGGTCAAGAAGCGGTTCCAGGGCGCCTCGGCGGCCAACGTCGGCAGCCAGCGATTGCTGCAGGCTGCCGAAGCCGGCGAGCGACACGACCGCGCGTTGTGGACGCCGATCGCCAAGGCGACGGGCGCCCCGGGCAACTCGACGGCTCTGGTCGGCTCACCGGAGACGGTGGCCCAAGCGCTGCTGGACTACGTCGACATCGGCGTGAGCACGTTGCTCATCCGCGGCTTCAACCCGCTCGACGACGCGGTGGACTACGGCCGGTTCCTCATCCCCTTGGTACGCGAGGAGATCGCCCGGCGCGACGCGCAACGGCCTGCCGCAGTCTCGGCCTAG
- a CDS encoding cupin domain-containing protein: protein MTSLHVPAAPILLPDDPFHRRLHHVTPLGLDAETAQTSGMRRFAAISGATVHARGLWMGETHVAPSTASANHHHGESETAIFVVSGHPEFVFLDLEGEVPTEVRVHTSPGDYVFVPPHVPHREENPDPDDVAIVVIARTTQEAIVVNLDSLRWSGPVLTSGQVSR, encoded by the coding sequence ATGACGTCGCTGCATGTTCCGGCCGCGCCCATCCTGCTGCCGGACGATCCGTTCCACCGCCGGCTGCACCACGTCACACCGCTGGGTCTGGACGCCGAGACCGCTCAGACGTCAGGGATGCGACGGTTCGCCGCCATCAGTGGCGCCACGGTGCACGCCCGCGGACTCTGGATGGGGGAGACCCACGTGGCGCCCTCGACGGCGTCGGCCAACCACCACCACGGCGAATCCGAGACCGCGATCTTCGTCGTCTCCGGCCATCCGGAGTTCGTGTTCCTCGACCTCGAAGGCGAGGTGCCGACCGAGGTACGAGTCCATACCTCGCCGGGCGACTACGTGTTCGTGCCTCCCCATGTGCCGCACCGGGAGGAGAACCCGGATCCGGACGATGTGGCGATCGTGGTCATCGCCCGGACCACGCAGGAGGCCATCGTCGTCAACCTCGATTCACTGCGCTGGAGCGGTCCCGTGCTCACCAGCGGACAGGTATCGCGATGA
- a CDS encoding ABC transporter permease subunit, translating into MTVAVTAANPADSGLDEPAAHRHPGLIRVVAGKGRRSRVPRPVRRLTGPLLLLALWQLGSTTGIIPADVLASPATVLSSFWHLLTDGELVKALVVSLQRVVLGLLIGGTIGISLAVIAGLFRLGEDLVDAPVQMLRTVPFVGLIPLLIIWFGIGETPKIALVCLGVGFPLYLNVYAGIRNVDGTLVEAARTLGLSRLGLIRHVVLPGALPSALVGLRYSLGIAWLALVFAEQINATAGLGYLMNQAREYFLTDVIVVCLVVYAFLGLTADLIVRLLERTLLSWRPAFTGS; encoded by the coding sequence ATCACTGTGGCAGTGACAGCGGCTAACCCGGCGGACTCCGGTCTGGATGAGCCTGCCGCGCATCGGCATCCCGGCCTCATCCGGGTCGTGGCAGGGAAGGGACGGCGCAGTCGGGTCCCCCGGCCGGTACGGCGGCTGACCGGTCCGCTGCTGCTCCTGGCACTCTGGCAGCTCGGATCGACCACCGGCATCATTCCGGCCGACGTGCTCGCGTCGCCGGCCACCGTCCTCAGTTCCTTCTGGCACCTGCTGACCGACGGCGAGCTGGTGAAGGCACTCGTCGTGTCACTGCAACGGGTCGTCCTCGGACTGCTCATCGGAGGGACGATCGGCATTTCCCTCGCGGTGATCGCCGGGCTCTTCCGGTTGGGCGAGGACCTGGTCGACGCGCCGGTCCAGATGCTGCGGACGGTGCCGTTCGTCGGCCTGATCCCGCTGCTGATCATCTGGTTCGGGATCGGCGAGACGCCCAAGATCGCCCTGGTCTGCCTCGGCGTGGGATTCCCGCTGTACCTCAACGTGTATGCCGGCATCCGCAATGTCGACGGGACGCTGGTCGAGGCGGCTCGTACCTTGGGCCTGTCGCGGCTGGGCCTCATCCGGCACGTGGTGCTGCCCGGCGCCCTGCCCAGCGCGCTGGTCGGTCTGCGCTATTCGCTCGGCATCGCCTGGCTCGCCCTGGTCTTCGCCGAACAGATCAACGCGACCGCGGGTCTGGGTTACTTGATGAACCAGGCCCGTGAGTACTTCCTCACCGACGTCATCGTCGTGTGCTTGGTCGTCTACGCCTTCCTGGGCCTGACCGCCGACCTCATCGTTCGGCTGCTCGAGCGGACGTTGCTGTCGTGGCGTCCCGCCTTCACCGGCTCCTGA
- a CDS encoding ABC transporter substrate-binding protein, with amino-acid sequence MTARSVLPPPLRPFVVHPQEFPVSARFRGLTTAAALLTATFAAVGLAGCGTSQPAAATVDLSTVTVRVADQVKSTRSLVEASKALDGAPYHVEWSDFQAAAPQLEALRADAADVAGAGGSPTLNAIAAGAPLKAVAALQSAGKALAIVVPKDSPIKTLADLKGKNISPTTKGSVGHWLVLEALKKAGIAESEVTLSYLLPSDAQAAFTSGRIDAWAVWDPFVALTEAAGARILVDSTGLAEGYGVVVTTNSALADPGRRAAVADFVGRLKKAYEWRVANPVEAVALYSTLTKLPQPISQAVYDRGPSAVVPITDAVVSNWQGVADLFASEGVYPRTIDAAASVDRTVVGF; translated from the coding sequence TTGACGGCCCGGTCGGTATTGCCGCCGCCGCTTCGCCCCTTCGTCGTTCATCCTCAGGAGTTTCCCGTGTCTGCTCGATTCCGTGGTCTGACAACCGCTGCCGCCCTGCTCACCGCCACGTTTGCCGCCGTCGGGCTCGCCGGCTGTGGCACCAGTCAGCCGGCGGCAGCGACCGTCGACCTGTCGACCGTGACCGTCCGCGTGGCAGACCAGGTCAAGAGCACGCGCAGCCTGGTGGAAGCCTCCAAGGCGCTCGACGGCGCGCCGTACCACGTGGAGTGGTCGGACTTCCAGGCCGCTGCGCCGCAACTGGAGGCACTGCGCGCCGACGCCGCCGACGTCGCCGGTGCGGGCGGCTCGCCGACTCTCAACGCCATCGCCGCCGGAGCGCCGCTGAAAGCCGTCGCCGCGCTGCAAAGCGCCGGCAAGGCGCTGGCGATCGTGGTACCGAAGGATTCGCCGATCAAGACGCTGGCCGACCTCAAGGGCAAGAACATCTCACCCACGACGAAAGGCAGTGTGGGCCACTGGCTGGTGCTCGAGGCGCTGAAGAAGGCCGGGATCGCCGAGTCGGAGGTGACGCTGTCCTACCTGCTGCCCTCGGACGCGCAGGCAGCGTTCACCTCCGGGCGCATTGATGCCTGGGCGGTCTGGGACCCGTTCGTCGCGCTGACCGAGGCAGCCGGGGCACGGATTCTCGTCGACTCCACTGGACTCGCCGAAGGTTACGGCGTCGTCGTGACGACGAACTCGGCGCTGGCCGATCCCGGGCGACGCGCCGCGGTCGCCGACTTCGTCGGCAGGCTGAAGAAGGCCTACGAGTGGCGGGTTGCCAACCCGGTCGAGGCGGTGGCGTTGTACAGCACGCTGACCAAACTGCCGCAACCGATCAGCCAGGCCGTCTACGACCGCGGACCGTCAGCCGTGGTGCCGATCACCGACGCGGTGGTGAGCAACTGGCAGGGCGTGGCGGACCTCTTCGCGTCCGAAGGGGTCTATCCGCGCACGATCGACGCCGCGGCGTCGGTGGACCGCACCGTCGTCGGGTTCTGA
- a CDS encoding acyl-CoA dehydrogenase has translation MSTLVDDFPDTEDPAPEPSLQARLANLPDVVAQLAAAADEHDREASFPYDGIAAVHRAHLLTLTVGRRYGGPGATAYDLVSVLRELGRGDPAVALVSAMTHFVHLAQDVQPTWPVELYAQVLRDGRRSPVLLNALRVEPDLGTPARGGLPATTARRTSDGWRITGRKIFSTGSVGLAWMLVWAATDEPIPRVGSFIVPATSAGVSIEPTWDHLGLRASASHDVVFDDVAVPIDHHLDLTEVGSPPQGGAAGAQLAAIAGLVTTALYVGVARNALDWVADFVTTRTPTALGAPLSTLPRFQAAVGDIALRIDAAEQLIEAAALGIDAADPVAIARAAAGGPKVAATRELIAAVEQAVALVGNPGLSRRHPLQRHYRDVLCSRVHTPQDDAVTVGIGRSLLSSKG, from the coding sequence ATGAGTACTCTGGTCGACGACTTCCCGGACACCGAAGACCCGGCCCCCGAACCGTCACTGCAGGCGCGGCTGGCGAACCTGCCGGACGTGGTGGCGCAACTGGCCGCGGCCGCCGACGAGCACGACCGTGAGGCAAGCTTTCCGTACGACGGCATCGCAGCGGTTCATCGCGCCCACCTGCTCACCTTGACCGTCGGCCGCCGGTACGGCGGACCCGGGGCGACGGCGTACGACCTCGTCAGCGTGCTGCGCGAACTCGGCCGTGGTGACCCCGCGGTCGCCCTGGTCAGCGCCATGACCCACTTCGTCCATCTGGCCCAGGACGTGCAGCCGACTTGGCCGGTCGAGCTGTATGCCCAGGTGCTGCGGGACGGCCGCCGCAGTCCGGTGCTGCTCAATGCGTTGCGGGTCGAACCGGACCTCGGGACCCCGGCACGAGGTGGGCTGCCGGCGACGACGGCACGGCGCACGTCCGACGGGTGGCGGATCACCGGCCGCAAGATCTTCAGCACGGGGTCGGTCGGGCTTGCGTGGATGCTGGTGTGGGCGGCAACCGACGAACCCATTCCCCGGGTCGGGAGCTTCATCGTGCCGGCAACGTCTGCGGGAGTGTCGATCGAACCCACCTGGGACCACCTCGGGCTGCGAGCGTCGGCCAGCCACGATGTCGTCTTCGATGACGTGGCTGTCCCGATCGACCACCACCTCGACCTCACCGAGGTCGGCTCGCCCCCGCAGGGCGGCGCGGCCGGGGCACAACTCGCCGCGATCGCCGGACTGGTGACGACCGCGTTGTACGTGGGAGTCGCCCGCAACGCGCTGGACTGGGTCGCCGACTTCGTCACGACGCGGACCCCGACCGCACTCGGTGCGCCGCTGTCGACACTGCCCCGCTTCCAGGCTGCCGTGGGCGACATCGCCCTGCGGATCGATGCCGCCGAGCAGTTGATCGAGGCTGCGGCGCTGGGGATCGACGCCGCAGATCCGGTCGCGATCGCCCGGGCGGCCGCCGGCGGCCCGAAGGTCGCCGCCACCCGGGAACTCATCGCCGCAGTCGAACAGGCGGTGGCGCTGGTCGGTAATCCCGGCCTGTCCCGTCGCCATCCTTTGCAGCGTCACTACCGGGACGTGCTGTGCAGCCGCGTCCACACCCCGCAGGACGATGCCGTGACCGTCGGCATCGGCCGTTCCCTTCTGTCGTCGAAAGGTTAG
- a CDS encoding NADPH-dependent oxidoreductase: MTSISVVTGNPQRASRTHRAAVALADAVAAVLPAAVQSSLDLGDLPLGDVPAVAAAQGSALADAQIVVVASPTYKASYTGLLKVFLDYLPTGSLAGRVVLPLMTVGGPGHSLAAEVHLRPVLVELGALVPFRSLVLTAAELDGDTAPIAAYVDGIHPVLRRLLPD, translated from the coding sequence ATGACCAGTATCAGTGTGGTAACCGGCAACCCGCAGCGGGCATCCCGCACGCATCGAGCAGCGGTCGCGCTCGCCGACGCGGTGGCAGCGGTCCTGCCCGCCGCCGTGCAGTCCTCGTTGGACCTCGGCGACCTTCCGCTCGGCGACGTCCCCGCGGTGGCCGCGGCGCAGGGCAGTGCGCTGGCCGACGCCCAGATCGTCGTCGTGGCGAGTCCGACGTACAAGGCGTCCTACACCGGACTGCTCAAGGTCTTCCTCGACTACCTTCCCACGGGAAGCCTGGCGGGCAGGGTTGTTCTCCCCCTGATGACCGTCGGCGGCCCCGGGCACTCACTGGCCGCCGAGGTTCACCTACGCCCGGTCCTGGTCGAACTCGGCGCGCTCGTCCCGTTCCGTTCGCTCGTGCTCACCGCGGCCGAACTGGACGGGGACACAGCGCCGATCGCCGCGTACGTAGACGGCATCCACCCTGTCCTCCGCCGGCTCCTGCCGGACTGA
- a CDS encoding LLM class flavin-dependent oxidoreductase, with protein MQLHWFLPTTGDGHGVVRADGGALTGGAASPRPPTLDYLALVAQAAEFAGFESVLTPVGTWAEDPWLTTAALLGSTRRLRFLVALRADAMSPTLAAQMAATYQRLSAGRLLLNVVTGGDRGEQHRFGDWLDHDERYARTEEFLAVFRGASTGVPFDLDGRYLRVAGATVHTRPEPMPPVFLGGSSDPSLRVSARYADVHLTWAEPLDALTDTVSRLQRFAAAAQRQVAVGVRVHVISRQTADEAWDHAERLLAGMDREQIEQAHHRFAAADSVGQRRMAALHGGQGDRLVVGPNLWAGIGLLRRGAGLALIGSHDQVADRLEEYAAVGIAHVILSAQPHLEEAVRIGEELFPVLRARGLLSVPPDLPAGQPIWPHRRVEGIR; from the coding sequence GTGCAGCTGCACTGGTTCCTCCCCACCACCGGCGACGGCCACGGCGTGGTTCGAGCCGATGGCGGCGCGCTGACCGGCGGTGCGGCCAGTCCGCGACCGCCCACCCTGGACTACCTCGCCCTGGTCGCCCAGGCCGCGGAGTTCGCCGGCTTCGAGTCGGTCCTGACGCCCGTCGGCACCTGGGCCGAGGATCCTTGGCTGACCACCGCTGCCCTGCTGGGCAGCACCCGTCGGCTGCGGTTCCTCGTCGCGCTGCGTGCCGACGCGATGTCCCCGACCCTGGCCGCGCAGATGGCCGCGACGTACCAACGGCTGTCGGCCGGACGGCTGCTGTTGAACGTCGTCACCGGTGGCGACCGCGGCGAGCAACACCGCTTCGGTGACTGGCTCGACCACGACGAGCGCTATGCCCGTACCGAGGAGTTCCTCGCCGTGTTCCGCGGCGCGAGCACCGGCGTCCCGTTCGACTTGGACGGGCGGTATCTCCGGGTTGCCGGTGCGACCGTGCACACCCGGCCCGAACCGATGCCACCGGTCTTCCTCGGCGGGTCGTCGGATCCGTCGCTGCGGGTGTCCGCCCGGTACGCCGACGTCCACCTGACCTGGGCGGAGCCACTGGACGCCTTGACCGACACCGTGTCACGCCTGCAGCGGTTCGCCGCAGCGGCGCAGCGGCAGGTGGCTGTCGGAGTGCGGGTGCACGTCATCAGCCGGCAGACCGCGGACGAAGCATGGGATCACGCCGAACGGTTGTTGGCCGGGATGGACCGCGAGCAGATCGAGCAGGCGCACCACCGGTTCGCTGCGGCCGACTCGGTCGGTCAGCGGCGGATGGCCGCCCTGCACGGGGGTCAGGGCGACCGGCTCGTCGTCGGCCCGAATCTGTGGGCCGGGATCGGACTGCTCCGCCGCGGCGCGGGCCTGGCGCTCATCGGAAGCCATGACCAGGTCGCCGACCGGCTCGAGGAGTATGCCGCTGTCGGCATTGCTCACGTGATCCTGTCCGCCCAGCCCCACCTCGAGGAGGCCGTGCGCATCGGCGAGGAACTGTTCCCGGTGTTGCGCGCCCGAGGCCTGCTGTCCGTACCGCCCGATCTACCCGCTGGCCAACCGATCTGGCCACACCGCCGAGTCGAAGGAATCCGATGA
- a CDS encoding sulfotransferase: MALPDFFIAGVPKAGTTALHRALAAHPDLFLSAVKEPKYFLTGDRRPAPSTQRGPGDAHSAQEWIWQQDRYEALFAAAPSTSLRGESTPFYLYDATALERIVAAVPAPRFVVVIRDPVDRAYSNWMHLWSDGLETLSFPDACDAEDARIAAGYAPFWHYRRVGRYGEQLRRLLSLVPADQVLVLRYRDLVDDSDVTLDRVCGFLGVRQGVVHRTGSDNVRPYVPATAWTNALGTTLRAGAAVGSRLPPQLWRQVSRPLLRLRYAAGAGAPRPQLAPQTRRELVTYYADDIAELQQLTGMDVTDWLGDSGSGEFRERRRTG, from the coding sequence ATGGCCCTGCCGGACTTCTTCATCGCCGGCGTCCCGAAGGCAGGCACGACCGCGCTGCATCGGGCGCTGGCGGCCCATCCCGACCTCTTCCTGTCCGCGGTCAAGGAGCCCAAGTACTTCCTGACCGGCGACCGGCGGCCCGCACCGTCGACGCAACGGGGGCCCGGGGATGCCCACAGTGCGCAGGAGTGGATCTGGCAGCAGGATCGTTACGAGGCCCTGTTCGCCGCTGCCCCGAGCACCTCGTTACGTGGCGAGAGCACACCGTTCTACCTGTACGACGCCACCGCGCTCGAGCGGATCGTCGCGGCGGTACCGGCCCCGCGTTTCGTCGTGGTCATCCGCGACCCGGTCGACCGGGCGTACTCGAACTGGATGCACCTGTGGTCGGACGGTCTGGAGACGCTGTCCTTCCCCGACGCCTGTGACGCCGAGGATGCCCGGATCGCGGCTGGCTACGCACCGTTCTGGCACTACCGGCGGGTCGGCCGCTACGGGGAGCAACTGCGCCGGCTGCTCTCGCTCGTGCCTGCCGACCAGGTCCTCGTGCTGCGCTACCGCGATCTGGTCGACGACAGCGATGTCACCCTGGACCGGGTCTGCGGTTTCCTCGGCGTACGACAGGGTGTGGTCCATCGGACCGGGTCGGACAATGTCCGCCCGTATGTACCGGCGACGGCCTGGACGAATGCTCTCGGCACGACGCTGCGCGCCGGCGCGGCCGTCGGCAGTCGGCTGCCACCGCAACTGTGGCGGCAGGTCAGCCGGCCGCTGTTGCGGTTGCGCTACGCGGCCGGCGCCGGGGCACCGCGGCCACAATTGGCGCCGCAGACGCGACGAGAACTGGTGACCTACTACGCCGACGACATCGCCGAGCTGCAGCAGCTGACCGGCATGGATGTCACCGACTGGTTGGGAGACAGCGGCTCCGGTGAGTTCAGGGAGCGGCGACGAACTGGGTGA